Proteins from one Syngnathus scovelli strain Florida chromosome 9, RoL_Ssco_1.2, whole genome shotgun sequence genomic window:
- the azi2 gene encoding 5-azacytidine-induced protein 2: MEHQAVDDDICILKHETADTAAGESPVSVCAGDESVASHFALVTAYEDIKKRLRETEQDNTFLRKRVKQLEDKLFRPEVSEGPQYVNKAFSAYRGIYIEKEDLQMELNKLKKEKSESERLLTEQLQSKELELLQLRTEMETSQVMKSLNSPQDSWQMDCVSAQRKILQLQEELDRLSLKHSEQLEMRGDELCDLNGPNSEHNPRERSMQQAYETLHSEIARLHSELRHQRGLIRRLRPLISDTRRAGPIQCLQETESNRHAVVQAPLPQPPPALPSCSGRPCPPPAGGQTSALLPDILREDCWCNGPWPTQQCSGEALARNEASSVVLPPPPLNQASIDDSSRSFPSPPKPSDALFWELHSAASNSFSLNGNCSPRSPPNTEYIKRF; encoded by the exons ATGGAACATCAGGCTGTGGATGATGACATCTGCATCCTCAAACACGAGACGGCCGACACGGCTGCGGGAGAGAGCCCTGTATCGGTGTGTGCCGGCGATGAATCTGTAGCTTCTCATTTCGCCTTGGTCACAGCCTATGAGGACATCAAAAAGCGCCTGAGAGAGACTGAGCAAGATAACACTTTCCTTAGGAAACGAGTTAAGCAGCTGGAGGATAAG CTCTTCCGGCCAGAGGTTTCAGAGGGTCCCCAATATGTCAACAAGGCCTTCAGCGCATATCGAGgtatatatattgaaaaggaggACCTGCAGATGGAGCTAAACAAGCTG AAAAAGGAGAAGAGTGAGAGCGAGAGGCTCCTGACAGAGCAGCTTCAAAGCAAAGAGCTGGAGCTGCTCCAGCTGAGGACCGAGATGGAGACCAGCCAAG TCATGAAGAGCTTGAACAGTCCTCAGGACTCCTGGCAGATGGACTGTGTCAGCGCTCAGCGAAAAATCCTTCAACTTCAGGAGGAGCTGGACCGCTTGTCCCTGAAACACAGCGAGCAACTGGAAATGAGAGGG GACGAATTGTGTGACCTGAACGGACCAAACTCGGAACACAATCCCAG GGAGAGGAGCATGCAGCAGGCATACGAGACTTTGCATTCTGAGATCGCCCGTCTCCATTCAGAGCTCAGGCACCAAAGAGGGCTGATTCGGAGGCTCAGACCATTAATCAGCGACACGAGACGAG CAGGTCCGATTCAGTGTCTGCAAGAGACGGAGAGCAATCGGCACGCAGTCGTTCAGGCTCCGCTACCTCAACCTCCCCCCGCATTGCCCTCGTGTTCTGGCCGCCCCTGTCCCCCCCCCGCCGGTGGCCAGACCAGCGCCTTGCTGCCGGACATTTTGCGAGAGGACTGCTGGTGTAACGGTCCGTGGCCAACGCAGCAGTGCTCCGGCGAGGCTTTGGCCAGGAACGAGGCCTCTTCTGTTGttttgccgccgccgcccctgAACCAGGCCTCCATAGATGACAGCTCCAGGTCCTTCCCCAGTCCCCCCAAACCGAGTGACGCCCTTTTCTGGGAGCTACACTCGGCCGCATCCAATTCATTTTCCTTGAATGGAAACTGTAGTCCTAGGAGCCCTCCCAATACAGAGTATATCAAGCGCTTTTGA
- the cmc1 gene encoding COX assembly mitochondrial protein homolog yields the protein MEATKTEEIHLRHVETDVLIPKMMREKAKERCSDRVEAFNHCCKDSGFFMVFKCREENAALKDCLTRHYKDPDFFQTCKQEYIQEKMEFERTGIPAKNRRQKLPTSM from the exons ATGGAGGCAACAAAAACAG AGGAGATCCACTTAAGACATGTGGAGACAGATGTGCTCATTCCCAAAATGATGAGAGAGAAAGCCAAGGAGCGCTGCTCTGACAGGGTCGAAG CTTTCAACCACTGTTGCAAAGATTCCGGCTTCTTCATGGTGTTCAAGTGTCGAGAGGAGAACGCTGCCTTGAAAGACTGTCTGACACGCCA CTACAAAGACCCTGACTTTTTTCAGACGTGTAAGCAGGAATACATCCAGGAGAAAATGGAGTTTGAGCGGACGGGGATCCCTGCAAAGAACAGACGGCAAAAGCTCCCAACAAGCATGTAA
- the eomesb gene encoding eomesodermin homolog b, translated as MLKTESFSSKGSVEERCKSPLSGGKETAAAAAASGSGYAEAGFGPQRYCGPPKASTDSTTTRSFITYSPGGSIYAAPSGTARYPTSLHLGYPPSAALRSHFSPTYQMGQSPGQSLYPPYSGSGPALDGAGARAHVYLCKQPLWLKFHRHQTEMIITKQGRRMFPFLSFNMAGLSLTAHYNVFVEVALADPNHWRFQGGKWVTCGKADSSSQGNKLYMHPESPNTGAHWMRQETSFSKLKLTNNKGSTQSISQMIVLLSLHKYQPRLHIVEVTENGVEDIDVDAKTQTFVFPETQFIAVTAYQNTDITQLKIDHNPFAKGFRDNYDSMYTASDNERLTPSPTDSPRAHQIVPGARYNVQPLLGDHHFVNNFPPSRLYDGGERAVPQSNGLLSAEDGASQRWFVTPVQHGTSGHKYEGDYSSSLLPYAMKSLTVPPAAASHHHGLSYFPDSPFSHDMPNAWAPRGAMTPSLPWSPRPGLTDAHSEKAKPHLENEPTGAGSWADTQPSCLPLDKSDSYAPACSKQRHLSTKGMKCDDAACVSAGSFSKDAHSSKAMAAYYSFYTG; from the exons ATGCTCAAGACAGAGTCATTTTCCTCCAAAGGCTCGGTGGAAGAGAGGTGCAAGTCTCCGCTTTCAGGAGGCAAAGagacagcggcggcggcggcggcctctgGCAGCGGGTACGCGGAGGCCGGCTTTGGCCCGCAACGCTACTGCGGTCCGCCCAAAGCCAGCACAGATTCCACCACGACTCGCTCCTTCATTACGTACAGCCCCGGCGGGAGCATCTACGCCGCCCCGTCCGGCACAGCCAGATACCCGACATCTCTCCACTTGGGATACCCCCCGAGCGCGGCTCTGCGCAGTCACTTCAGCCCGACCTACCAGATGGGCCAGAGTCCCGGCCAGAGCCTGTACCCGCCGTACAGCGGTTCGGGCCCGGCTCTGGACGGGGCGGGCGCCAGGGCCCACGTGTATCTGTGCAAGCAGCCTCTGTGGCTCAAGTTTCACCGACACCAGACCGAAATGATCATCACCAAGCAGGGCAG GCGAATGTTCCCGTTTCTGAGCTTTAACATGGCGGGTCTAAGCCTGACGGCGCACTACAACGTCTTTGTGGAGGTGGCactggccgatccaaaccactgGAGATTTCAAGGCGGCAAGTGGGTCACCTGTGGCAAAGCGGACAGCAGCAGCCAAG GGAACAAATTGTACATGCACCCAGAATCTCCCAACACTGGGGCCCACTGGATGAGACAGGAAACCTCCTTCAGCAAATTGAAACTCACCAACAACAAAGGATCAACTCAAAGCATATCGCAG ATGATCGTCCTGCTGTCCTTACACAAGTATCAGCCCAGGCTTCACATCGTGGAGGTGACCGAGAACGGTGTGGAGGATATCGACGTTGATGCAAAGACTCAGACCTTCGTATTCCCAGAGACCCAATTCATAGCCGTCACTGCTTACCAGAACACTGAC ATTACACAGCTGAAAATTGACCACAACCCTTTTGCCAAAGGATTCAGAGATAATTATGATTC gatgtATACAGCCTCAGACAACGAGCGCCTCACCCCTTCCCCGACGGACTCGCCTCGCGCTCACCAAATTGTCCCCGGTGCCCGTTACAACGTGCAACCCCTCTTAGGGGACCACCACTTTGTCAACAACTTTCCACCGAGCCGATTGTACGACGGCGGCGAGCGAGCCGTGCCTCAAAGCAACGGCCTTCTCTCGGCCGAAGACGGAGCCTCTCAGCGATGGTTTGTTACCCCCGTGCAACACGGGACGAGCGGCCACAAGTACGAGGGCGACTACTCCAGTTCCCTCCTCCCTTACGCTATGAAATCGCTTACCGTGCCGCCGGCGGCGGCGTCCCACCACCACGGGCTGAGCTACTTCCCAGACTCTCCGTTCAGCCATGACATGCCAAACGCGTGGGCCCCCCGGGGAGCGATGACTCCGAGTCTGCCCTGGTCGCCGAGGCCCGGTCTCACCGATGCACACTCTGAGAAGGCGAAGCCACACTTGGAGAATGAGCCGACCGGTGCCGGCTCCTGGGCAGACACACAGCCGTCTTGTCTTCCGCTCGACAAGAGCGATTCTTATGCGCCAGCTTGCAGCAAGCAAAGGCATTTGAGCACCAAGGGCATGAAATGTGACGACGCGGCGTGCGTTTCCGCCGGCTCCTTTAGCAAGGACGCGCACTCGTCCAAAGCGATGGCCGCTTACTATTCGTTTTACACAGGTTAA